Part of the Brassica oleracea var. oleracea cultivar TO1000 chromosome C8, BOL, whole genome shotgun sequence genome is shown below.
TTCAAACTCACCTGTAGCGACAAAGAGAAGCTATTCTTTCGACGTAACCTTGAAGTCATCAACATTTCTCACAGTGGGGAACTACGCGGCTGGAATAATATTTCCTACACTTGCTACAATAGCCAAGGAAATGTGAGTACTTACCGTCACAAAAGTTACAGGCTGGGTAATTTATCTCTCTCCGGCAAGAACAAGTTTAATGTAGTAGGCTGTAACGCTTTAGCACTTCTGAGCACTTTTGGAACGCAAAACTACTCAACTGGATGCTTGTCAGCATGTGACTCTCCACCGGCGGTAAATGGAGACTGTAATGGTGCAGGTTGCTGCAGGACAGATGTCTCTGACCCGTTGGGTAGCTACCTTTTCCTAACTCGCCCATCTCGTTTGGATAACATGACTTCTGTGTTTGACTTTAATCCTTGCACATATGCCTTTCTCGCTGAAAGTGATACTTTCCACTTTGATGCTTTGGGAGATCTAAGGAATCTACGGAATGTCAGCCAGTTCCCTCTGGTACTGGATTGGTCTATTGGAAACCAGACATGCGAGCAAGTTGGAAACAAAAGCATATGCAGTATGTCTAACAGCCTATGCTTCAATTCTACTCGTGGAACCGGGTATAACTGCAAATGTTTAGAAGGTTTTGAAGGGAATCCTTACCTTTCAAATGAACACGGCTGCCGAGGTACACCTCAAATCGGTTTTGTCTTTTATTTTGTAGAGTTCATTGTTTCCTTGATACATCTCTTATGCTCTATTTCCTTGTGCCAGACATCAATGAGTGTACTAGTACTATCCATAAACATAACTGTTCGGATCCCAGCACCTGTAGAAACAAGGATGGAGGCTTCTATTGTAAGTGCAAATCTGGTTACCGCTTAGATACAACCACTATGAGTTGCAAGCGTAAAGACTTTGGATGGGCTACCATTCTTCTTGGTAAGCTTCCCTCTGGGCTTATAGCTCCACTCACTTATTGTCTTCAAGATCTAAGCATCTACGTGTGATGTGATCAGGAACAACCATCGGCTTCTTGTCCATCCTGCTTGTCGTTAGCTGCGTACAACAGAGAATGAAGCATCGGAAGACAGCTGAACTCCGACAAAAATTCTTCCAACAAAATGGTGGCGGCATGTTAATGCAGAGACTCTCAGGAGGAGGGACATCAAATTATAATATAAGAATCTTTACGGAAGAAGGCATGAAGGAGGCAACTAATGGTTATGAAGAAAGCAGAATCCTAGGCCAGGGAGGCCAAGGAACTGTCTACAAAGGTATATTACCAGACAACTCCATAGTTGCTATAAAGAAAGCTCGGCTTGGAGACAACAGCCAAGTTGAGCAGTTCATCAACGAAGTGCTAGTTCTTTCACAAATCAACCATAGGAACGTCGTCAAACTCTTGGGCTGCTGTCTAGAGACTGAAGTTCCATTGCTAGTCTATGAGTTCATTAACAGTGGCACCCTTTCGGATCACTTGCACGGTTCCTTGTTTGGTCCTTCTCTTACATGGGAACACCGCCTGAGGATAGCCGTGGAAATTGCTGGAACTCTTGCATACCTTCACTCCTCTGCTTCTATTCCAATCGTCCACCGAGATGTCAAGACTGCTAATATTCTCCTGGACAAA
Proteins encoded:
- the LOC106310805 gene encoding wall-associated receptor kinase 5-like; the encoded protein is MKVHGVFLVAVFFYLAYTQLISGQPLKDCQTSCGNVTVEYPFGTSPGCYYADDPSFKLTCSDKEKLFFRRNLEVINISHSGELRGWNNISYTCYNSQGNVSTYRHKSYRLGNLSLSGKNKFNVVGCNALALLSTFGTQNYSTGCLSACDSPPAVNGDCNGAGCCRTDVSDPLGSYLFLTRPSRLDNMTSVFDFNPCTYAFLAESDTFHFDALGDLRNLRNVSQFPLVLDWSIGNQTCEQVGNKSICSMSNSLCFNSTRGTGYNCKCLEGFEGNPYLSNEHGCRDINECTSTIHKHNCSDPSTCRNKDGGFYCKCKSGYRLDTTTMSCKRKDFGWATILLGTTIGFLSILLVVSCVQQRMKHRKTAELRQKFFQQNGGGMLMQRLSGGGTSNYNIRIFTEEGMKEATNGYEESRILGQGGQGTVYKGILPDNSIVAIKKARLGDNSQVEQFINEVLVLSQINHRNVVKLLGCCLETEVPLLVYEFINSGTLSDHLHGSLFGPSLTWEHRLRIAVEIAGTLAYLHSSASIPIVHRDVKTANILLDKNLTAKVADFGASRLIPMDKEQLTTMVQGTLGYLDPEYYNTGLLNEKSDVYSFGVVLMELLSGQKALCFERPQQSKHLVNYVASAMKENRLHEVIDVKVMTEDNNREIKEVARIAVECTRLMGEERPKMKEVAAELEGLRVAKAKHQWSDQYPEETEHLVGVQIISAQGDSSSIGYDSIKNVARLHIEAGR